The following proteins are co-located in the Flectobacillus major DSM 103 genome:
- a CDS encoding DUF4932 domain-containing protein produces the protein MTKNYKALFFLLTIINACTVSKNIKSNQTKESWNATFDSFNGKEKLAFKKQTNSLAYLSSALSITEGSLSLWVNQKLLPNPHKVNHTQLSLEQDVNIQIIGKNAKGAYGLKYPIYENKKININYNINIEVLALANFLINYEDFANIPNEQTFNINGKDIKVKDLYATNLKIANEFKPYLNAKNLQIIKPYFDKKFYLQYANLLLSLETFPHAKIKSNNQFVSEFSSFEDAENFINAFNNLYKEILFDQFLEKYQAFYDEMLLEVSQNIPKQNFITEMEHFYGKEVKSYNLYPSLTLGFSQGFGVGGENMIGNVFACFNKPEKIDNPKDLALGFNNATSLRTICIHEFGHSFINPAIDKVDTKVINSKTAFFEPIKNKMSEQGYSDWKICLYEHFVRANEVIIARLLNDRQKADELFQDNIQNRSFVYLPQIIEKLEYWYNNEYLEKSYEEKVSEIISELQ, from the coding sequence ATGACAAAAAACTATAAAGCATTATTTTTTTTACTAACCATTATCAATGCTTGCACCGTTTCAAAAAATATCAAAAGTAATCAAACCAAAGAATCGTGGAATGCAACTTTTGACAGTTTTAACGGAAAAGAAAAACTAGCGTTTAAAAAACAAACCAACTCGTTAGCTTATTTAAGTTCTGCATTATCAATAACTGAAGGAAGTTTGAGTCTTTGGGTAAACCAAAAATTATTACCAAATCCACACAAAGTAAATCATACCCAGTTGAGTTTAGAACAAGATGTAAATATTCAAATCATCGGCAAAAATGCTAAAGGGGCTTATGGGCTAAAGTACCCTATTTATGAAAACAAAAAAATCAATATCAACTACAATATCAACATAGAAGTATTAGCATTAGCCAATTTTTTGATCAACTACGAGGATTTTGCCAATATTCCCAATGAGCAAACTTTTAACATAAACGGAAAAGACATTAAGGTAAAAGATTTGTATGCAACAAACCTGAAAATTGCCAATGAATTTAAACCGTATCTGAATGCTAAAAATCTTCAAATAATTAAGCCCTATTTCGACAAAAAGTTCTACTTACAATATGCTAATTTGTTGTTAAGCTTAGAAACTTTTCCTCATGCTAAAATAAAGAGCAATAATCAATTTGTGAGTGAGTTTTCCTCTTTTGAAGATGCTGAAAATTTTATCAATGCCTTTAACAATTTGTATAAAGAAATTCTTTTTGACCAGTTTTTAGAAAAATACCAAGCCTTTTATGATGAAATGCTTTTGGAGGTTTCACAAAATATTCCAAAACAAAATTTCATTACCGAAATGGAACATTTTTATGGCAAGGAAGTGAAAAGTTACAATTTATACCCAAGTCTCACCCTTGGCTTTAGTCAAGGATTTGGTGTTGGAGGCGAGAATATGATAGGGAATGTTTTTGCCTGTTTTAACAAACCAGAAAAAATTGATAATCCCAAAGATTTAGCGTTAGGTTTTAACAATGCAACTTCTCTTCGTACGATTTGTATTCACGAATTTGGGCATTCTTTTATTAATCCAGCTATCGATAAAGTTGATACTAAAGTGATAAACTCCAAGACGGCGTTTTTTGAGCCAATCAAAAATAAGATGTCTGAACAAGGCTATTCTGATTGGAAAATATGTCTTTATGAACATTTTGTGAGGGCCAATGAAGTGATTATAGCAAGGCTGCTCAACGACAGACAAAAAGCAGATGAGCTTTTTCAGGACAATATTCAAAATAGGTCTTTTGTGTATCTTCCTCAAATTATTGAAAAATTGGAATATTGGTATAATAATGAGTATTTAGAAAAATCGTATGAAGAGAAAGTGAGTGAAATTATCAGTGAACTACAATAA
- a CDS encoding MFS transporter, giving the protein MENQKIFTPYQIFMIAVLSFIQFTVVLDFMVLSPLGAILMPTLQINPHQFGMVVSAYAFSAGASGLLAAGFADKFDRKKFLLFFYIGFLVGTALCALATNYTFLLAARIFTGIFGGVIGSVSLAVISDIFKPEVRGRVMGFVQMSFAASQVLGLPIGLLLANMYDWHAPFWMIVGVGLVVGVVIFTKMQPLTSHLALQKDGNPFIHLFHTVSKPHYLRAFMGTVLLATGGFMLMPFGSAFSTNNLGISLQQLPLLYGATGIASLVFGPFIGKLSDKIGKYKMFVIGSVVSSVLVGIFCNLGTTPLLVVMAINIFMFAGISSRMISSSALMTSVPVPSDRGAFMSVNSSIQQISGGIASLVAGLIVVKAPSGKLERYDILGYTVIGSMLVAIYLLKWVDTYVKNRTT; this is encoded by the coding sequence ATGGAAAACCAAAAAATATTTACCCCCTATCAAATCTTTATGATAGCGGTTTTATCTTTTATACAATTCACCGTTGTTTTAGATTTTATGGTGTTGTCGCCTTTAGGGGCAATTTTGATGCCTACTTTACAAATCAATCCACATCAATTTGGTATGGTGGTATCGGCTTATGCTTTTAGTGCGGGGGCTTCGGGCTTGTTGGCGGCAGGTTTTGCTGACAAGTTTGACAGAAAAAAGTTTCTATTATTTTTTTATATAGGCTTTTTGGTAGGTACGGCCTTATGTGCTTTGGCTACTAATTATACTTTTTTGCTAGCAGCAAGAATCTTTACGGGTATATTTGGTGGAGTGATTGGCTCGGTTTCGTTGGCTGTTATTTCCGATATTTTTAAGCCCGAAGTACGTGGTAGAGTAATGGGATTTGTCCAAATGTCGTTTGCTGCCAGTCAGGTGCTTGGCTTGCCTATAGGCTTACTATTGGCCAATATGTACGACTGGCACGCTCCTTTTTGGATGATTGTGGGCGTTGGCCTAGTTGTTGGAGTGGTAATTTTCACTAAAATGCAGCCACTAACCAGTCATTTGGCTTTACAAAAAGATGGAAACCCTTTTATCCATTTGTTTCATACGGTATCAAAACCACACTATTTAAGGGCGTTTATGGGTACTGTGTTATTAGCCACGGGTGGATTTATGCTTATGCCGTTTGGGAGTGCCTTTAGTACCAACAATTTAGGGATTTCTTTGCAACAATTACCTCTTTTGTACGGTGCTACGGGTATTGCATCTTTGGTATTTGGCCCTTTTATTGGAAAACTTAGCGATAAAATCGGGAAGTATAAAATGTTTGTGATTGGCTCGGTTGTGAGTAGTGTATTGGTGGGTATTTTCTGTAATTTAGGAACAACACCCCTTTTGGTAGTAATGGCTATCAATATTTTTATGTTTGCGGGTATCTCTTCTCGCATGATTTCGTCGTCGGCTTTGATGACCTCTGTACCTGTACCTTCCGACAGAGGTGCTTTTATGAGTGTCAACTCGTCGATACAACAAATCTCTGGTGGTATAGCATCGTTGGTGGCTGGGCTTATTGTAGTAAAAGCTCCTTCTGGAAAACTAGAACGCTATGATATACTGGGTTATACCGTAATTGGAAGTATGCTTGTAGCGATTTATTTGCTTAAATGGGTAGATACTTATGTAAAAAACAGAACGACTTAG